A genomic region of Trifolium pratense cultivar HEN17-A07 linkage group LG3, ARS_RC_1.1, whole genome shotgun sequence contains the following coding sequences:
- the LOC123917840 gene encoding uncharacterized protein LOC123917840 isoform X3 has product MVSHCPTKSPAGASNDNLELEEVISKGSLDFDEWVSLISDIEKIYPDNVEKICLVYNHFLSEFPLCHGYWRKYAAHVTRLCTLEKVVEVFERAVSAATYSVGMWVDYCSFGMSAFEDASDIRRLFKRAISFVGKDYLCHTLWDKYIHFEFSQQQWISLAHIYIQTLKFPTKKLHPYYDSFRKLLTSLEEGMTSLDNSPKESQSEPFDGEIPMTTCCNDDKTYCIIKDMVDSSAGLTSSIALKKYRIIGEQLYHNACELYSKISPFEANIQRYYFDVRPLDSNQLQNWHDYLDFIELQGDFDWAVKLYERCLIVCANYPDYWTRYADFMEAKGGREIANYSLDRATKVYLKSVPAMHLFNARFKEQIGDVLAARAAYIRRCNETDSDFVENVISKANMEKRLGNTDLAFSIYQEAIEIAAAEEKLHALPILYIHFSRLKYMSTNDVDAARVVLIDGIKTLPQNKLLLEELIKFSMMHGGQKHIDVMDSMIAGALSPRSDGSEGLSSEDAEDISNLYLEFVDYCGTIHDVRRALNRHIRLFPGSARIDLHQQSTKSRRALNLIKDKREEVSVAMPNQAPRDPSSNLENHIVRSNDTDTACLQIVESDDKAEDNARELHLSVSDEPRDSDPERNLSPSDLVGVKEESTKVNNFKKDCSESGISSENLLHQTASANQPSQTVQASSNENSVFPQGKCELETEELKPLSETSAPLNIRESTCPDSGLVASQVECETIQESCKSNSREVVGGYTTNRYNSSRSAQDSDYAQVHVERNRPYSSSQVECETIQESCKSNSREVVGGYTTNRYNSSRSAQDSDYAQVHVERNRAYSSSHRDHRMKRPLPPRYSRNSGGKWGPMKNDGKYRGGPKYGNRGGPKYGDRGNTHRREHQHQHLSPKQIHPADGGAQFPITPGCSQSALQVQQCDQRQDQFQVTTSTADFVAPQSWPIQNIQIQNSLSQSQLPASTTPNVLQYANAMQGNEQYGYMQNGQDYNQMWQNYYYQQQLQLQQLYIQLQQQPFQPESSQQQSQPEPLQPQQLQPLQLQQQDLQQQQQYFQQQQPQQQEHSVYLHPAQPSTQSNNNPLEDQAHAIVISQQLQLQQHYIQLQQQSFQPELSQQVPQHSQPELLQPQQLQQLQLQQVLPQQQEHPVYLQQVQPPTQSRSNSVEDQAQAIVTPQGQEAISSQQSGDPGLISSPALHHPQEKPTQEE; this is encoded by the exons ATGGTCTCGCACTGTCCCACAAAATCACCCGCCGGCG CTAGCAATGACAATCTTGAACTTGAAGAAGTTATTTCTAAGGGATCACTAGACTTTGATGAATGGGTTTCACTGATTTCAGATATTGAGAAAATATATCCT GATAATGTGGAGAAAATATGTCTAGTTTACAACCATTTCTTGTCCGAATTCCCTTTGTGTCACGGGTATTGGAGGAAGTATGCTGCACACGTGACACGGTTATGCACCTTGGAAAAGGTTGTTGAAGTGTTTGAACGAGCCGTGTCAGCTGCAACATATTCGGTTGGCATGTGGGTTGATTATTGTAGCTTTGGTATGTCTGCTTTTGAGGATGCATCTGATATTCGGAG ATTGTTCAAGAGAGCCATTTCCTTTGTTGGGAAGGACTACTTATGTCATACCTTGTGGGACAAGTATATTCATTTTGAGTTTTCCCAGCAGCAGTGGATTTCACTTGCTCACATTTATATCCAGACTCTTAAGTTTCCAACAAAAAAGTTACACCCGTATTATGATAG TTTTAGAAAGTTGCTAACCTCTTTGGAAGAGGGCATGACAAGCCTGGACAATTCTCCAAAGGAATCACAATCTGAACCATTTGATGGTGAAATTCCCATGACTACATGTTGCAATGATGACAAGACTTATTGTATTATCAAAGATATGGTGGATTCGTCCGCTGGATTGACCAGTTCAATAGCACTAAAAAAGTACAGGATCATTGGAGAACAGCTTTATCATAATGCTTGTGAGTTGTATTCGAAGATTAGTCCTTTTGAGGCAAATATTCAGAGATATTACTTTGATGTCCGGCCACTTGATTCAAATCAATTGCAGAATTGGCATGATTATCTGGATTTTATTGAACTTCAAGGGGATTTTGACTGG GCTGTGAAACTTTATGAGAGATGCTTGATTGTGTGCGCCAATTATCCGGATTACTGGACGCGTTATGCGGATTTCATGGAAGCCAAGGGAGGAAGAGAAATAGCAAATTATTCTCTAGACCGAGCAACCAAAGTTTATTTGAAG AGTGTGCCAGCAATGCATTTATTTAATGCTAGGTTTAAGGAACAAATAGGAGATGTTTTAGCAGCTCGTGCTGCATATATCCGTCGTTGTAATGAGACAGATTCAGACTTTGTGGAGAATGTTATATCAAAAGCTAATATGGAAAAACGTTTG GGAAATACGGATTTAGCTTTCAGTATATACCAAGAAGCAATTGAAATAGCTGCAGCAGAGGAAAAGCTACACGCCCTACCcattttatatattcatttcTCTCGGCTAAAATATATG AGTACAAACGATGTGGATGCTGCCAGAGTTGTCTTAATTGATGGTATCAAAACTTTGCCTCAAAACAAATTGCTTCTGGAG GAATTGATAAAGTTCTCTATGATGCATGGAGGGCAAAAACACATTGATGTAATGGATTCAATGATTGCTGGTGCATTATCTCCAAGGTCTGATGGATCTGAAGGTCTGAGTTCAGAAGATGCAGAGGATATATCAAACTTATACCTAGAG TTTGTTGACTATTGTGGAACCATACATGATGTGAGGAGGGCATTGAATCGACATATAAGATTATTTCCAGGCTCTGCGCGGATAGATTTACATCAGCAATCAACTAAAAGTAGAAGAGCACTGAATTTGATCAAGGACAAGAGAGAAGAGGTTTCTGTCGCCATGCCTAATCAAGCACCTAGAGATCCTAGTTCTAACTTGGAAAATCATATTGTTCGGTCTAATGATACAGATACGGCCTGTCTTCAAATTGTGGAATCTGATGACAAAGCAGAAGATAATGCAAGGGAATTACATCTCTCAGTTTCAGATGAGCCAAGAGACAGTGACCCTGAAAGGAATTTGTCGCCGTCAGATTTAGTTGGAGTTAAAGAGGAATCTACCAaagttaataattttaaaaaagattgTTCTGAATCTGGCATTTCATCAGAAAATTTGTTACATCAAACTGCCAGTGCAAATCAACCATCACAAACTGTGCAAGCATCCTCAAATGAGAACTCTGTTTTTCCTCAGGGGAAGTGTGAGCTTGAGACTGAAGAATTGAAGCCACTTTCTGAGACAAGTGCGCCACTGAACATCCGGGAAAGCACGTGCCCTGATTCGGGACTAGTGGCATCTCAGGTGGAGTGTGAGACAATTCAGGAAAGCTGCAAGTCAAATAGTAGAGAAGTAGTGGGTGGTTATACCACAAATCGGTACAACTCTTCAAGAAGCGCTCAAGATTCCGATTATGCTCAAGTTCACGTTGAGAGAAACAGGCCGTATTCATCATCTCAGGTGGAGTGTGAGACAATTCAAGAAAGCTGCAAGTCAAATAGTAGAGAAGTAGTGGGTGGTTATACCACAAATCGGTACAACTCTTCAAGAAGCGCTCAAGATTCTGATTATGCTCAAGTTCACGTTGAGAGAAACAGGGCGTATTCATCATCTCATCGAGACCATAGAATGAAACGACCACTACCACCCCGGTATTCTAGAAATAGTGGTGGAAAATGGGGTCCAATGAAAAATGATGGTAAATATCGTGGAGGGCCCAAATATGGCAATCGCGGGGGTCCCAAATATGGTGATCGTGGGAATACACATAGAAGAGAGCACCAGCACCAACATTTATCTCCAAAACAAATTCATCCAGCTGATGGGGGAGCACAATTTCCCATAACTCCTGGGTGTTCTCAATCTGCATTGCAAGTACAGCAATGCGATCAACGTCAAGACCAATTTCAAGTCACTACTTCGACTGCTGATTTTGTGGCACCTCAAAGTTGGCCTATACAAAACATTCAGATACAAAACTCTTTGTCTCAGTCCCAATTACCAGCTAGTACCACACCAAACGTATTACAATATGCAAATGCAATGCAAGGCAATGAGCAATATGGATATATGCAGAATGGCCAAGACTATAATCAGATGTGGCAAAACTATTACTACCAGCAGCAGTTGCAACTACAACAGCTTTATATTCAATTGCAACAACAACCATTTCAACCGGAATCGTCACAACAACAAAGTCAGCCAGAACCTCTTCAACCACAACAGTTGCAACCATTGCAATTACAACAGCAGGAtctgcagcagcagcagcaataCTTTCAACAGCAGCAACCACAGCAGCAAGAGCATTCTGTGTACCTTCATCCGGCACAGCCGTCGACACAG AGCAACAATAATCCCCTAGAAGACCAAGCACATGCAATAGTGATATCGCAG CAGTTGCAACTACAACAGCATTATATTCAATTGCAGCAACAATCATTCCAACCGGAGTTGTCACAACAAGTTCCACAACATAGTCAGCCAGAACTTCTTCAACCACAACAGCTGCAACAATTGCAATTACAACAGGTTCTGCCGCAGCAGCAAGAGCATCCTGTTTACCTTCAGCAGGTACAGCCGCCAACACAG AGCAGAAGCAATTCTGTAGAAGACCAAGCACAGGCAATAGTGACACCGCAG GGCCAAGAAGCAATATCATCACAACAATCAGGCGACCCTGGGTTGATTTCTTCTCCTGCTCTGCACCATCCCCAAGAGAAACCTACCCAAGAAGAGTGA
- the LOC123917840 gene encoding uncharacterized protein LOC123917840 isoform X8, which produces MVSHCPTKSPAGASNDNLELEEVISKGSLDFDEWVSLISDIEKIYPDNVEKICLVYNHFLSEFPLCHGYWRKYAAHVTRLCTLEKVVEVFERAVSAATYSVGMWVDYCSFGMSAFEDASDIRRLFKRAISFVGKDYLCHTLWDKYIHFEFSQQQWISLAHIYIQTLKFPTKKLHPYYDSFRKLLTSLEEGMTSLDNSPKESQSEPFDGEIPMTTCCNDDKTYCIIKDMVDSSAGLTSSIALKKYRIIGEQLYHNACELYSKISPFEANIQRYYFDVRPLDSNQLQNWHDYLDFIELQGDFDWAVKLYERCLIVCANYPDYWTRYADFMEAKGGREIANYSLDRATKVYLKSVPAMHLFNARFKEQIGDVLAARAAYIRRCNETDSDFVENVISKANMEKRLGNTDLAFSIYQEAIEIAAAEEKLHALPILYIHFSRLKYMSTNDVDAARVVLIDGIKTLPQNKLLLEELIKFSMMHGGQKHIDVMDSMIAGALSPRSDGSEGLSSEDAEDISNLYLEFVDYCGTIHDVRRALNRHIRLFPGSARIDLHQQSTKSRRALNLIKDKREEVSVAMPNQAPRDPSSNLENHIVRSNDTDTACLQIVESDDKAEDNARELHLSVSDEPRDSDPERNLSPSDLVGVKEESTKVNNFKKDCSESGISSENLLHQTASANQPSQTVQASSNENSVFPQGKCELETEELKPLSETSAPLNIRESTCPDSGLVASQVECETIQESCKSNSREVVGGYTTNRYNSSRSAQDSDYAQVHVERNRAYSSSHRDHRMKRPLPPRYSRNSGGKWGPMKNDGKYRGGPKYGNRGGPKYGDRGNTHRREHQHQHLSPKQIHPADGGAQFPITPGCSQSALQVQQCDQRQDQFQVTTSTADFVAPQSWPIQNIQIQNSLSQSQLPASTTPNVLQYANAMQGNEQYGYMQNGQDYNQMWQNYYYQQQLQLQQLYIQLQQQPFQPESSQQQSQPEPLQPQQLQPLQLQQQDLQQQQQYFQQQQPQQQEHSVYLHPAQPSTQSNNNPLEDQAHAIVISQQQQLQLQQHYIQLQQQSFQPELSQQVPQHSQPELLQPQQLQQLQLQQVLPQQQEHPVYLQQSRSNSVEDQAQAIVTPQGQEAISSQQSGDPGLISSPALHHPQEKPTQEE; this is translated from the exons ATGGTCTCGCACTGTCCCACAAAATCACCCGCCGGCG CTAGCAATGACAATCTTGAACTTGAAGAAGTTATTTCTAAGGGATCACTAGACTTTGATGAATGGGTTTCACTGATTTCAGATATTGAGAAAATATATCCT GATAATGTGGAGAAAATATGTCTAGTTTACAACCATTTCTTGTCCGAATTCCCTTTGTGTCACGGGTATTGGAGGAAGTATGCTGCACACGTGACACGGTTATGCACCTTGGAAAAGGTTGTTGAAGTGTTTGAACGAGCCGTGTCAGCTGCAACATATTCGGTTGGCATGTGGGTTGATTATTGTAGCTTTGGTATGTCTGCTTTTGAGGATGCATCTGATATTCGGAG ATTGTTCAAGAGAGCCATTTCCTTTGTTGGGAAGGACTACTTATGTCATACCTTGTGGGACAAGTATATTCATTTTGAGTTTTCCCAGCAGCAGTGGATTTCACTTGCTCACATTTATATCCAGACTCTTAAGTTTCCAACAAAAAAGTTACACCCGTATTATGATAG TTTTAGAAAGTTGCTAACCTCTTTGGAAGAGGGCATGACAAGCCTGGACAATTCTCCAAAGGAATCACAATCTGAACCATTTGATGGTGAAATTCCCATGACTACATGTTGCAATGATGACAAGACTTATTGTATTATCAAAGATATGGTGGATTCGTCCGCTGGATTGACCAGTTCAATAGCACTAAAAAAGTACAGGATCATTGGAGAACAGCTTTATCATAATGCTTGTGAGTTGTATTCGAAGATTAGTCCTTTTGAGGCAAATATTCAGAGATATTACTTTGATGTCCGGCCACTTGATTCAAATCAATTGCAGAATTGGCATGATTATCTGGATTTTATTGAACTTCAAGGGGATTTTGACTGG GCTGTGAAACTTTATGAGAGATGCTTGATTGTGTGCGCCAATTATCCGGATTACTGGACGCGTTATGCGGATTTCATGGAAGCCAAGGGAGGAAGAGAAATAGCAAATTATTCTCTAGACCGAGCAACCAAAGTTTATTTGAAG AGTGTGCCAGCAATGCATTTATTTAATGCTAGGTTTAAGGAACAAATAGGAGATGTTTTAGCAGCTCGTGCTGCATATATCCGTCGTTGTAATGAGACAGATTCAGACTTTGTGGAGAATGTTATATCAAAAGCTAATATGGAAAAACGTTTG GGAAATACGGATTTAGCTTTCAGTATATACCAAGAAGCAATTGAAATAGCTGCAGCAGAGGAAAAGCTACACGCCCTACCcattttatatattcatttcTCTCGGCTAAAATATATG AGTACAAACGATGTGGATGCTGCCAGAGTTGTCTTAATTGATGGTATCAAAACTTTGCCTCAAAACAAATTGCTTCTGGAG GAATTGATAAAGTTCTCTATGATGCATGGAGGGCAAAAACACATTGATGTAATGGATTCAATGATTGCTGGTGCATTATCTCCAAGGTCTGATGGATCTGAAGGTCTGAGTTCAGAAGATGCAGAGGATATATCAAACTTATACCTAGAG TTTGTTGACTATTGTGGAACCATACATGATGTGAGGAGGGCATTGAATCGACATATAAGATTATTTCCAGGCTCTGCGCGGATAGATTTACATCAGCAATCAACTAAAAGTAGAAGAGCACTGAATTTGATCAAGGACAAGAGAGAAGAGGTTTCTGTCGCCATGCCTAATCAAGCACCTAGAGATCCTAGTTCTAACTTGGAAAATCATATTGTTCGGTCTAATGATACAGATACGGCCTGTCTTCAAATTGTGGAATCTGATGACAAAGCAGAAGATAATGCAAGGGAATTACATCTCTCAGTTTCAGATGAGCCAAGAGACAGTGACCCTGAAAGGAATTTGTCGCCGTCAGATTTAGTTGGAGTTAAAGAGGAATCTACCAaagttaataattttaaaaaagattgTTCTGAATCTGGCATTTCATCAGAAAATTTGTTACATCAAACTGCCAGTGCAAATCAACCATCACAAACTGTGCAAGCATCCTCAAATGAGAACTCTGTTTTTCCTCAGGGGAAGTGTGAGCTTGAGACTGAAGAATTGAAGCCACTTTCTGAGACAAGTGCGCCACTGAACATCCGGGAAAGCACGTGCCCTGATTCGGGACTAGTGGCATCTCAG GTGGAGTGTGAGACAATTCAAGAAAGCTGCAAGTCAAATAGTAGAGAAGTAGTGGGTGGTTATACCACAAATCGGTACAACTCTTCAAGAAGCGCTCAAGATTCTGATTATGCTCAAGTTCACGTTGAGAGAAACAGGGCGTATTCATCATCTCATCGAGACCATAGAATGAAACGACCACTACCACCCCGGTATTCTAGAAATAGTGGTGGAAAATGGGGTCCAATGAAAAATGATGGTAAATATCGTGGAGGGCCCAAATATGGCAATCGCGGGGGTCCCAAATATGGTGATCGTGGGAATACACATAGAAGAGAGCACCAGCACCAACATTTATCTCCAAAACAAATTCATCCAGCTGATGGGGGAGCACAATTTCCCATAACTCCTGGGTGTTCTCAATCTGCATTGCAAGTACAGCAATGCGATCAACGTCAAGACCAATTTCAAGTCACTACTTCGACTGCTGATTTTGTGGCACCTCAAAGTTGGCCTATACAAAACATTCAGATACAAAACTCTTTGTCTCAGTCCCAATTACCAGCTAGTACCACACCAAACGTATTACAATATGCAAATGCAATGCAAGGCAATGAGCAATATGGATATATGCAGAATGGCCAAGACTATAATCAGATGTGGCAAAACTATTACTACCAGCAGCAGTTGCAACTACAACAGCTTTATATTCAATTGCAACAACAACCATTTCAACCGGAATCGTCACAACAACAAAGTCAGCCAGAACCTCTTCAACCACAACAGTTGCAACCATTGCAATTACAACAGCAGGAtctgcagcagcagcagcaataCTTTCAACAGCAGCAACCACAGCAGCAAGAGCATTCTGTGTACCTTCATCCGGCACAGCCGTCGACACAG AGCAACAATAATCCCCTAGAAGACCAAGCACATGCAATAGTGATATCGCAG CAGCAGCAGTTGCAACTACAACAGCATTATATTCAATTGCAGCAACAATCATTCCAACCGGAGTTGTCACAACAAGTTCCACAACATAGTCAGCCAGAACTTCTTCAACCACAACAGCTGCAACAATTGCAATTACAACAGGTTCTGCCGCAGCAGCAAGAGCATCCTGTTTACCTTCAGCAG AGCAGAAGCAATTCTGTAGAAGACCAAGCACAGGCAATAGTGACACCGCAG GGCCAAGAAGCAATATCATCACAACAATCAGGCGACCCTGGGTTGATTTCTTCTCCTGCTCTGCACCATCCCCAAGAGAAACCTACCCAAGAAGAGTGA
- the LOC123917840 gene encoding heat shock protein DDB_G0288861 isoform X6 codes for MVSHCPTKSPAGASNDNLELEEVISKGSLDFDEWVSLISDIEKIYPDNVEKICLVYNHFLSEFPLCHGYWRKYAAHVTRLCTLEKVVEVFERAVSAATYSVGMWVDYCSFGMSAFEDASDIRRLFKRAISFVGKDYLCHTLWDKYIHFEFSQQQWISLAHIYIQTLKFPTKKLHPYYDSFRKLLTSLEEGMTSLDNSPKESQSEPFDGEIPMTTCCNDDKTYCIIKDMVDSSAGLTSSIALKKYRIIGEQLYHNACELYSKISPFEANIQRYYFDVRPLDSNQLQNWHDYLDFIELQGDFDWAVKLYERCLIVCANYPDYWTRYADFMEAKGGREIANYSLDRATKVYLKSVPAMHLFNARFKEQIGDVLAARAAYIRRCNETDSDFVENVISKANMEKRLGNTDLAFSIYQEAIEIAAAEEKLHALPILYIHFSRLKYMSTNDVDAARVVLIDGIKTLPQNKLLLEELIKFSMMHGGQKHIDVMDSMIAGALSPRSDGSEGLSSEDAEDISNLYLEFVDYCGTIHDVRRALNRHIRLFPGSARIDLHQQSTKSRRALNLIKDKREEVSVAMPNQAPRDPSSNLENHIVRSNDTDTACLQIVESDDKAEDNARELHLSVSDEPRDSDPERNLSPSDLVGVKEESTKVNNFKKDCSESGISSENLLHQTASANQPSQTVQASSNENSVFPQGKCELETEELKPLSETSAPLNIRESTCPDSGLVASQVECETIQESCKSNSREVVGGYTTNRYNSSRSAQDSDYAQVHVERNRPYSSSQVECETIQESCKSNSREVVGGYTTNRYNSSRSAQDSDYAQVHVERNRAYSSSHRDHRMKRPLPPRYSRNSGGKWGPMKNDGKYRGGPKYGNRGGPKYGDRGNTHRREHQHQHLSPKQIHPADGGAQFPITPGCSQSALQVQQCDQRQDQFQVTTSTADFVAPQSWPIQNIQIQNSLSQSQLPASTTPNVLQYANAMQGNEQYGYMQNGQDYNQMWQNYYYQQQLQLQQLYIQLQQQPFQPESSQQQSQPEPLQPQQLQPLQLQQQDLQQQQQYFQQQQPQQQEHSVYLHPAQPSTQSNNNPLEDQAHAIVISQQLQLQQHYIQLQQQSFQPELSQQVPQHSQPELLQPQQLQQLQLQQVLPQQQEHPVYLQQSRSNSVEDQAQAIVTPQGQEAISSQQSGDPGLISSPALHHPQEKPTQEE; via the exons ATGGTCTCGCACTGTCCCACAAAATCACCCGCCGGCG CTAGCAATGACAATCTTGAACTTGAAGAAGTTATTTCTAAGGGATCACTAGACTTTGATGAATGGGTTTCACTGATTTCAGATATTGAGAAAATATATCCT GATAATGTGGAGAAAATATGTCTAGTTTACAACCATTTCTTGTCCGAATTCCCTTTGTGTCACGGGTATTGGAGGAAGTATGCTGCACACGTGACACGGTTATGCACCTTGGAAAAGGTTGTTGAAGTGTTTGAACGAGCCGTGTCAGCTGCAACATATTCGGTTGGCATGTGGGTTGATTATTGTAGCTTTGGTATGTCTGCTTTTGAGGATGCATCTGATATTCGGAG ATTGTTCAAGAGAGCCATTTCCTTTGTTGGGAAGGACTACTTATGTCATACCTTGTGGGACAAGTATATTCATTTTGAGTTTTCCCAGCAGCAGTGGATTTCACTTGCTCACATTTATATCCAGACTCTTAAGTTTCCAACAAAAAAGTTACACCCGTATTATGATAG TTTTAGAAAGTTGCTAACCTCTTTGGAAGAGGGCATGACAAGCCTGGACAATTCTCCAAAGGAATCACAATCTGAACCATTTGATGGTGAAATTCCCATGACTACATGTTGCAATGATGACAAGACTTATTGTATTATCAAAGATATGGTGGATTCGTCCGCTGGATTGACCAGTTCAATAGCACTAAAAAAGTACAGGATCATTGGAGAACAGCTTTATCATAATGCTTGTGAGTTGTATTCGAAGATTAGTCCTTTTGAGGCAAATATTCAGAGATATTACTTTGATGTCCGGCCACTTGATTCAAATCAATTGCAGAATTGGCATGATTATCTGGATTTTATTGAACTTCAAGGGGATTTTGACTGG GCTGTGAAACTTTATGAGAGATGCTTGATTGTGTGCGCCAATTATCCGGATTACTGGACGCGTTATGCGGATTTCATGGAAGCCAAGGGAGGAAGAGAAATAGCAAATTATTCTCTAGACCGAGCAACCAAAGTTTATTTGAAG AGTGTGCCAGCAATGCATTTATTTAATGCTAGGTTTAAGGAACAAATAGGAGATGTTTTAGCAGCTCGTGCTGCATATATCCGTCGTTGTAATGAGACAGATTCAGACTTTGTGGAGAATGTTATATCAAAAGCTAATATGGAAAAACGTTTG GGAAATACGGATTTAGCTTTCAGTATATACCAAGAAGCAATTGAAATAGCTGCAGCAGAGGAAAAGCTACACGCCCTACCcattttatatattcatttcTCTCGGCTAAAATATATG AGTACAAACGATGTGGATGCTGCCAGAGTTGTCTTAATTGATGGTATCAAAACTTTGCCTCAAAACAAATTGCTTCTGGAG GAATTGATAAAGTTCTCTATGATGCATGGAGGGCAAAAACACATTGATGTAATGGATTCAATGATTGCTGGTGCATTATCTCCAAGGTCTGATGGATCTGAAGGTCTGAGTTCAGAAGATGCAGAGGATATATCAAACTTATACCTAGAG TTTGTTGACTATTGTGGAACCATACATGATGTGAGGAGGGCATTGAATCGACATATAAGATTATTTCCAGGCTCTGCGCGGATAGATTTACATCAGCAATCAACTAAAAGTAGAAGAGCACTGAATTTGATCAAGGACAAGAGAGAAGAGGTTTCTGTCGCCATGCCTAATCAAGCACCTAGAGATCCTAGTTCTAACTTGGAAAATCATATTGTTCGGTCTAATGATACAGATACGGCCTGTCTTCAAATTGTGGAATCTGATGACAAAGCAGAAGATAATGCAAGGGAATTACATCTCTCAGTTTCAGATGAGCCAAGAGACAGTGACCCTGAAAGGAATTTGTCGCCGTCAGATTTAGTTGGAGTTAAAGAGGAATCTACCAaagttaataattttaaaaaagattgTTCTGAATCTGGCATTTCATCAGAAAATTTGTTACATCAAACTGCCAGTGCAAATCAACCATCACAAACTGTGCAAGCATCCTCAAATGAGAACTCTGTTTTTCCTCAGGGGAAGTGTGAGCTTGAGACTGAAGAATTGAAGCCACTTTCTGAGACAAGTGCGCCACTGAACATCCGGGAAAGCACGTGCCCTGATTCGGGACTAGTGGCATCTCAGGTGGAGTGTGAGACAATTCAGGAAAGCTGCAAGTCAAATAGTAGAGAAGTAGTGGGTGGTTATACCACAAATCGGTACAACTCTTCAAGAAGCGCTCAAGATTCCGATTATGCTCAAGTTCACGTTGAGAGAAACAGGCCGTATTCATCATCTCAGGTGGAGTGTGAGACAATTCAAGAAAGCTGCAAGTCAAATAGTAGAGAAGTAGTGGGTGGTTATACCACAAATCGGTACAACTCTTCAAGAAGCGCTCAAGATTCTGATTATGCTCAAGTTCACGTTGAGAGAAACAGGGCGTATTCATCATCTCATCGAGACCATAGAATGAAACGACCACTACCACCCCGGTATTCTAGAAATAGTGGTGGAAAATGGGGTCCAATGAAAAATGATGGTAAATATCGTGGAGGGCCCAAATATGGCAATCGCGGGGGTCCCAAATATGGTGATCGTGGGAATACACATAGAAGAGAGCACCAGCACCAACATTTATCTCCAAAACAAATTCATCCAGCTGATGGGGGAGCACAATTTCCCATAACTCCTGGGTGTTCTCAATCTGCATTGCAAGTACAGCAATGCGATCAACGTCAAGACCAATTTCAAGTCACTACTTCGACTGCTGATTTTGTGGCACCTCAAAGTTGGCCTATACAAAACATTCAGATACAAAACTCTTTGTCTCAGTCCCAATTACCAGCTAGTACCACACCAAACGTATTACAATATGCAAATGCAATGCAAGGCAATGAGCAATATGGATATATGCAGAATGGCCAAGACTATAATCAGATGTGGCAAAACTATTACTACCAGCAGCAGTTGCAACTACAACAGCTTTATATTCAATTGCAACAACAACCATTTCAACCGGAATCGTCACAACAACAAAGTCAGCCAGAACCTCTTCAACCACAACAGTTGCAACCATTGCAATTACAACAGCAGGAtctgcagcagcagcagcaataCTTTCAACAGCAGCAACCACAGCAGCAAGAGCATTCTGTGTACCTTCATCCGGCACAGCCGTCGACACAG AGCAACAATAATCCCCTAGAAGACCAAGCACATGCAATAGTGATATCGCAG CAGTTGCAACTACAACAGCATTATATTCAATTGCAGCAACAATCATTCCAACCGGAGTTGTCACAACAAGTTCCACAACATAGTCAGCCAGAACTTCTTCAACCACAACAGCTGCAACAATTGCAATTACAACAGGTTCTGCCGCAGCAGCAAGAGCATCCTGTTTACCTTCAGCAG AGCAGAAGCAATTCTGTAGAAGACCAAGCACAGGCAATAGTGACACCGCAG GGCCAAGAAGCAATATCATCACAACAATCAGGCGACCCTGGGTTGATTTCTTCTCCTGCTCTGCACCATCCCCAAGAGAAACCTACCCAAGAAGAGTGA